A window of Pseudodesulfovibrio hydrargyri contains these coding sequences:
- a CDS encoding Mrp/NBP35 family ATP-binding protein — protein sequence MSGCEGCASASPDGTCTSATGCDKPEDQKLQKTLSRIKHKIVVMSGKGGVGKSTVAANIAVALSLAGKKVGLLDVDVHGPSVPRLLSLKGQQPHIGDEVMEPVPWSKNLSVMSLGFLLQDDRQAVIWRGPVKIGLIKQFVEDVMWGDLDYLIVDCPPGTGDEPLSTLQTLGPTAMAVIVTTPQGVAIDDVRRSVSFVGEVGNRVLGIVENMSGFACPDCGKVHQIFKSGGGEELAKESGVQFLGRIPLDPAVADSGDEGYPFMKVHRDTATGKAMEQVIAPILALPDPPKA from the coding sequence ATGAGTGGTTGTGAAGGATGTGCGTCCGCCTCGCCTGACGGAACCTGCACCAGCGCCACGGGTTGCGACAAGCCCGAAGATCAGAAACTGCAAAAGACCCTGAGCCGCATCAAACACAAGATCGTGGTCATGTCCGGCAAGGGCGGCGTGGGCAAGTCCACCGTGGCCGCCAACATCGCCGTGGCCCTGTCCCTGGCCGGCAAGAAGGTCGGCCTGCTCGACGTGGACGTGCACGGCCCGAGCGTGCCCCGCCTGCTCTCCCTCAAGGGCCAGCAGCCCCACATCGGCGACGAGGTCATGGAACCCGTGCCGTGGAGCAAGAACCTGTCCGTCATGTCCCTGGGCTTTCTGCTTCAGGACGACCGCCAGGCGGTGATCTGGCGCGGCCCGGTCAAGATCGGCCTTATCAAGCAATTCGTCGAGGACGTCATGTGGGGCGACCTCGACTACCTCATCGTCGACTGCCCCCCGGGCACCGGCGACGAGCCCCTGTCCACCCTGCAGACGCTGGGACCCACCGCCATGGCCGTCATCGTCACCACCCCCCAGGGCGTGGCCATCGACGACGTGCGCCGGTCCGTGTCCTTTGTCGGCGAGGTCGGCAACCGCGTGCTCGGCATCGTCGAAAACATGTCCGGCTTCGCCTGCCCCGACTGCGGCAAGGTGCACCAGATCTTCAAGTCCGGCGGCGGCGAGGAACTCGCCAAGGAATCCGGCGTCCAGTTCCTCGGCCGCATCCCCCTGGACCCGGCCGTGGCCGACTCGGGCGACGAAGGCTACCCGTTCATGAAGGTCCACCGCGATACCGCCACCGGCAAGGCCATGGAACAGGTCATCGCCCCCATCCTCGCCCTCCCCGACCCGCCCAAGGCGTAA
- a CDS encoding SDR family NAD(P)-dependent oxidoreductase, translating to MLITLEGKKALVTASSGGIGYAIAKGLAESGATVIINGRSEQSVLAAKERMSAELPVASLLTAAADLSDAAGCARLFRAVPELDILVNNAGIYGPGDFFETGDEVWDAHWQTNVMSGVRLSRAYLPAMRDKGWGRIVFISSESARNIPSDMIHYGVSKTALLALSRGIAKRVAGSGVTVNAVLPGPTLSDGFAALVADEMARTGKSLEQIGREFVQAHRSSSVIGRAARVEEVASMVVYVCSEQASATSGAALRVDGGVVDDIV from the coding sequence ATGCTTATTACGCTTGAAGGAAAGAAAGCCCTGGTCACCGCCTCTTCCGGCGGGATCGGATACGCCATAGCCAAGGGACTGGCCGAGAGCGGCGCAACCGTGATTATCAACGGGCGCAGCGAACAAAGCGTCCTTGCGGCAAAGGAGAGAATGTCGGCCGAACTGCCCGTGGCGTCGTTGCTGACGGCCGCCGCCGACCTCTCCGACGCGGCGGGGTGCGCCAGGTTGTTCCGCGCCGTGCCCGAGCTGGATATTCTGGTGAACAACGCCGGAATTTACGGCCCCGGCGATTTCTTCGAAACCGGCGACGAGGTCTGGGACGCCCACTGGCAGACGAACGTCATGTCGGGCGTCCGCCTCTCCCGCGCCTACCTCCCGGCCATGCGGGACAAGGGCTGGGGGCGCATCGTGTTCATCTCCTCGGAGTCCGCCCGCAACATCCCCTCGGACATGATCCACTACGGCGTCTCCAAGACGGCGTTGCTGGCCCTCTCGCGGGGCATCGCCAAACGCGTGGCCGGAAGCGGCGTCACCGTGAACGCGGTATTGCCCGGCCCGACACTCTCCGACGGCTTCGCGGCCCTGGTGGCCGACGAGATGGCCCGCACGGGCAAGAGCCTGGAGCAGATCGGGCGGGAATTCGTGCAGGCGCATCGTTCAAGCTCGGTCATCGGCCGCGCCGCGCGCGTGGAGGAAGTGGCCAGCATGGTCGTCTACGTTTGCTCGGAACAGGCCTCGGCCACCAGCGGAGCCGCCCTGCGCGTGGACGGCGGGGTCGTGGACGACATCGTATAA